The Achromobacter pestifer genome includes a region encoding these proteins:
- a CDS encoding fimbrial biogenesis chaperone codes for MAPVARIVSSLAAACAMTLCAWAAPAQAGLVLQSTRLIISPDARDVTLAIRNAGAGPVLAQSWLDDGSADTSPADMRVPFVLAPAVVRVDPDSGAVLRISYTREPLPADRESLFYLNVLETPPRDPNEANVLVFQFRSRIKVFFRPTSLRPNVQAAPALLRWKLHGQTLEVTNPTPYYVSFASVDLIADSKRTALAGGMVAPFEKARFEIPRAARPAGKFSVQYEVITDYGGTSKTEKAVSE; via the coding sequence ATGGCGCCGGTAGCACGCATCGTTTCATCCCTGGCAGCCGCTTGCGCCATGACCCTGTGCGCCTGGGCCGCTCCGGCCCAGGCCGGGCTCGTGTTGCAAAGTACCCGCCTGATCATTTCGCCGGACGCCCGGGACGTGACGCTGGCCATCCGCAACGCGGGCGCCGGCCCCGTCCTGGCGCAGAGCTGGCTGGACGACGGCAGCGCCGACACCTCGCCCGCGGACATGCGCGTGCCTTTCGTGCTGGCGCCCGCGGTCGTGCGGGTGGATCCGGACAGCGGCGCAGTGCTGCGGATTTCCTATACCCGCGAGCCACTGCCGGCCGACCGCGAGAGCCTGTTCTATCTGAACGTGCTGGAAACGCCGCCACGCGATCCGAACGAGGCCAATGTGCTGGTCTTCCAGTTCCGGTCGCGCATCAAGGTGTTCTTCAGGCCAACATCGCTGCGTCCCAACGTGCAGGCCGCCCCGGCGTTATTGCGCTGGAAGTTGCACGGGCAGACGCTGGAAGTCACGAACCCCACTCCCTACTACGTGTCCTTCGCCAGCGTCGATCTCATCGCAGACAGTAAACGCACCGCGCTAGCCGGCGGCATGGTAGCGCCGTTCGAAAAGGCGCGCTTCGAGATTCCACGCGCAGCCAGGCCAGCAGGCAAGTTCTCGGTCCAATACGAAGTCATCACCGATTACGGCGGCACAAGCAAGACTGAAAAGGCCGTTTCCGAATAA
- a CDS encoding fimbrial protein: MKRSLLASLLASGALISVLAPVPAHAVDGVINFMGVIRAPGCDINGNTPGLGNTQTVQLGTPTPEEVGLGNAVEAEFQLNLAGGAGCSDGRKVRIMFDPSNGTPAGNLALLDADRAANVEIQIRNNATGNTSTIPIGGSEITPQVATITGTPGTAELKYAAKYVQVGGAAGAGSGASSIKYLLSYN; the protein is encoded by the coding sequence ATGAAACGCAGTCTCCTCGCCTCTCTTCTGGCATCCGGAGCCTTGATCTCGGTGCTTGCGCCGGTTCCCGCCCACGCGGTGGACGGCGTCATCAATTTCATGGGCGTGATCCGCGCTCCCGGTTGCGACATCAACGGCAACACGCCTGGCCTGGGCAACACGCAAACGGTGCAGCTGGGCACGCCCACACCGGAAGAAGTGGGCCTGGGCAATGCCGTCGAAGCCGAGTTTCAGCTGAATCTCGCAGGCGGCGCAGGCTGCTCCGACGGCAGGAAGGTCCGCATCATGTTCGATCCAAGCAACGGCACGCCGGCGGGCAATCTGGCGCTGCTGGACGCCGATCGCGCCGCCAACGTGGAGATCCAGATCCGCAACAACGCCACCGGCAACACCTCGACCATCCCCATCGGCGGATCGGAAATCACGCCGCAGGTCGCCACGATCACCGGCACCCCTGGCACCGCGGAACTGAAGTACGCCGCCAAGTACGTCCAGGTCGGCGGTGCGGCGGGCGCCGGTTCGGGCGCGTCGAGCATCAAGTACCTGCTCTCCTACAACTAG
- a CDS encoding winged helix-turn-helix domain-containing protein: MKKTAFNHTVHACVEAIEPAAALVQGLSDSAQVVCLTQSAARLQEQLAEPGLHYVVMHGSAQWLTATLYARRSPYVAGLVVMITAHDSSNTRAELICAGADACLSSDAGTGELLAALNSLERLSSVLRARLRSEVVPAPAARARQQRALTGTVATVRVTPVREWALIEAEKTLRAPDSAGNIALSNKEYALLSCLSGHDFQYCSISDLHRQVWPDAASRPEHLQRAIVSSVVGRLRRRARMAGIELPLRTSYGQGYTFVHPLSSAD, translated from the coding sequence ATGAAAAAAACCGCGTTCAACCACACCGTCCACGCCTGCGTCGAAGCGATAGAACCCGCCGCGGCGCTGGTGCAGGGACTAAGCGATAGCGCTCAGGTAGTATGCCTGACCCAATCCGCCGCCAGATTGCAGGAACAGCTTGCCGAACCCGGCCTGCACTATGTCGTCATGCATGGCAGCGCGCAATGGCTGACCGCCACGCTATACGCACGGCGCAGCCCTTACGTCGCCGGACTGGTGGTCATGATCACAGCCCACGATTCCTCCAATACCCGGGCAGAACTGATCTGCGCCGGCGCGGACGCCTGCCTGTCCTCGGATGCGGGCACCGGCGAACTGCTGGCGGCGCTGAATAGCCTGGAACGCCTGTCCTCGGTACTGCGCGCGCGCCTGCGGAGCGAAGTCGTCCCGGCCCCGGCAGCGCGGGCGCGGCAGCAGCGCGCCCTGACCGGAACTGTCGCGACCGTCCGCGTCACGCCGGTCCGCGAGTGGGCGCTGATCGAGGCGGAGAAGACGCTGCGCGCGCCTGACAGCGCCGGCAATATCGCGTTGAGCAACAAGGAATATGCGCTGCTGTCGTGCCTGAGCGGCCATGACTTCCAGTACTGCAGCATTTCGGACCTCCACAGGCAGGTCTGGCCGGACGCGGCAAGCCGCCCGGAGCATTTACAGCGCGCCATCGTCTCCAGCGTGGTCGGGCGTCTGCGCCGCCGGGCGCGGATGGCAGGAATCGAACTGCCGCTGCGCACGAGCTACGGCCAGGGCTACACCTTTGTTCATCCGCTGAGCAGCGCAGACTAG
- a CDS encoding fimbrial protein, protein MKDQHAIKKNRAGSILALASLALMLCGYASQSRAQCVLGEGIDKNVITLNFGPVVVPPNAPVSRTSPIADKRFPVSHKGTILIDCRKSNIDGSRNGSIHMGTQLATDSIFRTNIPGIGIRIGFRMWESDGTQYFPHISKMGKGSYGTSTSANWVIHAQLFKIAPTTGNGSLEEGLYATMYSSHEPGKALQVRISGRSTSIVTPSCTAAPTPPVQLGKVWKNLFSSVGSTAAEQRFNITLNCLEAKPELNAVYLRMDAKPDASGAPGVIALSPDANAATGVGIQILDKNRQPVTYGQSNLVGMSKNATYNLPFYARYYQTANQVTAGLANGSATFTLEYK, encoded by the coding sequence ATGAAAGACCAACATGCCATCAAGAAGAATCGTGCGGGCAGCATTCTGGCATTGGCGTCCCTGGCGCTGATGTTGTGCGGGTATGCGTCGCAAAGTCGCGCGCAATGCGTGCTTGGAGAGGGGATCGACAAGAATGTGATCACGCTCAATTTCGGTCCCGTGGTCGTGCCGCCGAATGCGCCAGTGAGTCGGACAAGCCCAATCGCCGACAAGAGATTCCCCGTCAGTCACAAGGGAACAATATTGATTGATTGCAGAAAGAGCAACATTGACGGGTCCAGGAATGGCTCCATCCACATGGGAACACAGCTAGCCACCGACTCCATCTTCCGGACAAACATTCCCGGCATCGGCATTCGAATCGGCTTTCGGATGTGGGAATCTGACGGGACCCAGTATTTCCCGCATATCTCAAAGATGGGCAAGGGCAGCTACGGAACAAGTACCAGCGCCAATTGGGTAATTCATGCCCAGCTGTTCAAGATCGCCCCAACCACCGGGAACGGATCTCTTGAAGAAGGACTGTACGCGACGATGTATTCGTCCCACGAGCCGGGAAAAGCCCTGCAAGTGAGGATCAGCGGACGCTCTACCTCCATCGTCACCCCTTCCTGCACCGCCGCTCCCACGCCTCCCGTTCAACTCGGCAAGGTCTGGAAAAACCTGTTCAGCTCGGTAGGCAGCACGGCGGCCGAACAGCGCTTCAACATCACGCTGAACTGCCTTGAAGCCAAGCCGGAACTGAATGCGGTGTACCTGCGGATGGACGCCAAACCCGACGCCTCGGGCGCGCCCGGCGTGATCGCCTTGAGCCCCGACGCCAATGCCGCGACCGGCGTCGGCATCCAGATCCTGGACAAGAACCGTCAGCCGGTGACCTACGGCCAAAGCAACTTGGTGGGCATGTCCAAAAATGCCACCTACAACCTGCCGTTCTATGCCCGCTACTACCAGACCGCAAACCAGGTGACCGCCGGTCTGGCGAATGGCTCTGCCACCTTCACGCTTGAATACAAATGA
- a CDS encoding fimbria/pilus outer membrane usher protein, whose amino-acid sequence MPTSTALASLLLGLASFSGQAAEPAGAVFNQDFLGTGGDQPQADLSIFSFGNSVLPGEYLADVVVNEQSVGKSKIIVEVQDGQKQPSVCLTRNQLESWGVNMAALPESAGADGACVDLAVLVQDATVNFDGGKQRLHLSIPQAAVKRTARDAVDPARWDKGITAALLDYQLNMSRQGGGGSSNRGAESPYMGFAGLRGGFNFGDWRLRHSSNYNRGSDGRGKWQAMETNLQRDLRSINGQLLIGDGNTPGNFFDSVPFRGVQVSSDDSMLPDSMQGYAPTIRGIARTNALVTVRQNGYIVYSTYVAPGAFVLDDMYPTSSGGDLEVTITESDGRQNRYVQAYASVPTLLREGTWRYSATAGRYRNAYGSNEREPTFVQGTVARGLGSEFSLYGGVTAADIYQSGLVGVGKNLRSFGAISLDLSHARTSTERLKSQGQSVRFLYAKSFDEAGTNFRIAGYRYSTSGYRTFQEATGVDDFEQGSRMPNRRNELRLDVAQSLGSWGSVYASARQQTYWQTKEKERLIQVGYSGFYRQVSYNVFVNMNTGRNGSNDRQVMLSLSIPLGASRSSAQYSVVTGNNGQTSHQASVFGSALEDDQLTYNLTAATSNQNGVSSTGNASYLSRIGRFDLGASQGRNYNQISAGLSGGIVAHAGGVTLGQPLGETVALVRAPSAEDVRFESHPGVSTNASGYAIVPSLSPYRSNRLAMRTADLGDTVEVKNAAVNLVPTRGAVIQAGFDTVVGFRLMMTLTRQDNSVVPFGARIDDETGQEIGIVGADGQAFVTGAQQSGAMRITWGRNASDSCAVSYSLPEEDRPAPIREVSYTCQ is encoded by the coding sequence ATGCCGACATCCACGGCATTGGCGTCGCTGTTGCTGGGCTTGGCCTCTTTTTCAGGCCAGGCCGCCGAGCCGGCGGGCGCTGTCTTCAATCAGGATTTCCTGGGCACGGGCGGTGACCAGCCGCAGGCGGATCTGTCCATCTTCAGCTTCGGCAATAGCGTCCTGCCGGGCGAGTATCTGGCCGACGTGGTCGTCAACGAGCAGTCCGTGGGCAAGAGCAAGATCATCGTGGAGGTGCAGGACGGCCAGAAGCAGCCCTCGGTCTGCCTGACGCGCAATCAGCTGGAAAGCTGGGGCGTCAACATGGCCGCGCTGCCGGAATCAGCGGGCGCGGACGGCGCCTGCGTGGACCTGGCCGTCTTGGTGCAGGATGCGACCGTGAACTTCGATGGCGGCAAGCAGCGCCTGCATCTGAGCATTCCGCAGGCCGCGGTCAAGCGCACGGCCCGCGATGCCGTCGATCCCGCACGCTGGGACAAAGGCATCACCGCTGCCCTGCTGGACTATCAGCTCAACATGTCCCGCCAAGGCGGCGGCGGCTCGTCCAACCGCGGCGCCGAATCGCCCTACATGGGGTTCGCCGGCTTGCGCGGCGGCTTCAACTTCGGCGACTGGCGCTTGCGCCACAGTTCCAACTACAACCGCGGCTCCGACGGCCGCGGCAAATGGCAAGCGATGGAAACCAATCTGCAGCGGGACTTGCGCTCGATCAATGGCCAGCTGCTGATCGGTGACGGCAACACGCCCGGCAACTTCTTCGACAGCGTGCCGTTTCGCGGCGTGCAGGTCTCGTCGGACGACTCCATGCTGCCGGACAGCATGCAGGGATACGCGCCGACCATACGCGGCATCGCCCGGACCAACGCGCTCGTCACCGTCAGGCAAAACGGCTACATCGTCTACAGCACCTATGTCGCGCCCGGCGCCTTCGTGCTGGACGATATGTACCCGACGTCCTCGGGCGGCGATCTGGAAGTCACGATTACGGAATCGGACGGCCGGCAGAACCGCTACGTGCAGGCCTATGCCTCCGTGCCCACGCTGTTGCGCGAAGGCACCTGGCGCTACAGCGCCACCGCCGGACGCTATCGCAACGCCTACGGGTCGAACGAGCGCGAACCCACCTTCGTGCAAGGCACCGTGGCGCGCGGCCTGGGCAGCGAGTTCTCGCTGTACGGCGGCGTCACCGCTGCGGACATATACCAATCGGGCCTGGTGGGCGTCGGCAAGAACTTGCGTAGTTTTGGCGCGATTTCCTTGGACCTGTCGCATGCGCGCACCTCCACCGAGCGACTGAAAAGCCAAGGACAATCCGTGCGCTTTCTTTATGCAAAATCCTTCGACGAGGCCGGTACCAACTTCCGCATCGCGGGATATCGCTACTCCACCAGCGGCTATCGGACCTTCCAGGAAGCGACCGGCGTCGACGATTTCGAGCAGGGTTCCAGGATGCCCAACCGCCGCAACGAGTTGCGGCTCGATGTAGCCCAGTCGCTCGGCTCCTGGGGTTCGGTCTACGCGTCGGCGCGCCAACAGACCTATTGGCAGACGAAAGAGAAAGAGCGGCTGATACAGGTCGGGTACTCCGGCTTCTACAGGCAGGTCAGCTACAACGTCTTCGTCAACATGAACACCGGCCGCAATGGCTCGAATGACCGCCAGGTCATGCTGTCGCTGTCGATCCCGCTGGGCGCGTCGCGCAGCAGCGCCCAGTATTCCGTGGTCACGGGCAACAACGGCCAGACCAGCCACCAGGCCAGCGTGTTCGGATCCGCGCTGGAAGACGATCAGCTTACCTACAACCTGACCGCCGCTACCTCAAATCAGAACGGCGTCAGCAGCACCGGCAACGCCAGCTACCTGTCCAGGATCGGCCGCTTCGACCTGGGCGCGTCGCAAGGACGCAACTACAACCAGATCAGCGCGGGCCTGTCAGGCGGCATCGTGGCGCATGCCGGCGGCGTGACGCTCGGCCAGCCTCTGGGCGAAACCGTGGCGCTGGTGCGCGCGCCGTCGGCCGAGGATGTGCGCTTCGAATCGCATCCCGGCGTCAGCACCAACGCCAGCGGCTACGCCATCGTGCCGAGCCTGAGCCCGTACCGTTCCAACCGCCTGGCCATGCGCACCGCCGATCTGGGCGACACCGTCGAAGTCAAGAACGCGGCGGTGAACCTGGTGCCCACCCGCGGCGCGGTGATACAGGCGGGGTTCGATACGGTCGTGGGCTTTCGCCTGATGATGACGCTGACTCGCCAGGACAACAGCGTGGTGCCGTTCGGCGCGCGCATCGACGACGAGACGGGCCAGGAGATCGGCATCGTTGGAGCGGACGGCCAGGCCTTCGTGACTGGGGCACAGCAGTCGGGAGCGATGCGCATCACCTGGGGCCGGAACGCCAGTGACAGCTGCGCCGTGTCCTACAGCTTGCCTGAAGAAGACCGCCCCGCGCCCATACGTGAAGTCAGCTACACGTGCCAGTAG
- a CDS encoding fimbrial biogenesis chaperone, translating into MLKDIAQRFVLKARPFMIFALAATLAHATAGAGVMVGGTRVIFNEKERESSIPVKNTGTAPYVVQAWIDAGEGNTKTPFVASPPLSRLDSGQENVLRILRLSGSLPQDRESVFWLNVKEIPEKSQDENVLQIAVRTRIKLFYRPAGLAGKPGEQRQQLQWAVSSGGKGAVLKIANPSAYHVTFATLNVNGGQQEINGGMVPPGGVLEYPLSGLSAPRDVDVVFTTINDYGAETPEEKVRVPSAQAPVHVKAEPVAPAAGR; encoded by the coding sequence ATGCTGAAAGACATCGCGCAACGGTTCGTGCTCAAGGCGCGCCCCTTCATGATCTTCGCCCTTGCGGCCACGCTGGCGCACGCCACGGCCGGCGCCGGCGTAATGGTCGGCGGCACCCGCGTCATTTTCAACGAGAAGGAACGCGAGTCCTCCATCCCCGTCAAGAACACGGGTACGGCCCCCTACGTCGTGCAAGCCTGGATCGATGCCGGCGAAGGCAACACCAAGACGCCGTTCGTGGCCAGCCCGCCGCTGTCGCGGCTGGATTCTGGCCAGGAAAACGTGCTGCGCATATTGCGCCTGTCCGGCAGCCTGCCGCAAGACCGCGAATCGGTGTTCTGGCTCAACGTCAAGGAAATCCCGGAAAAGAGCCAGGACGAAAACGTGCTGCAGATCGCGGTGCGCACCCGCATCAAACTGTTCTACCGGCCCGCCGGCCTGGCGGGCAAGCCTGGTGAACAGCGCCAGCAATTGCAATGGGCCGTCTCCTCCGGCGGCAAGGGCGCGGTGCTGAAGATCGCCAATCCGTCCGCCTATCACGTCACCTTCGCCACGCTGAACGTCAACGGCGGCCAGCAGGAGATCAACGGCGGAATGGTGCCGCCCGGCGGCGTGCTGGAGTACCCGCTGTCGGGATTGTCCGCGCCCAGGGACGTGGACGTGGTGTTCACCACCATCAATGACTACGGCGCCGAGACCCCCGAGGAAAAAGTCCGTGTGCCCAGCGCGCAAGCCCCCGTCCACGTCAAGGCCGAGCCCGTCGCGCCTGCCGCAGGCCGCTAA
- a CDS encoding fimbrial protein gives MNKNTLAKFALLATAAAVSQAALAEDGRIQFNGEIVDAPCSVSPSATNLVVPLGKVSRASMDGAAGKHSTPAQFEIQLTDCSASAKGASVTFSGTPDSVSTDVLAIANSGGLTANATGVAVEIRDVLHSKIALGSASPKYFLGLGTNNLKFEAAYVSTGASVTPGPANATAQFTVNYN, from the coding sequence ATGAACAAGAACACCCTTGCCAAGTTTGCCCTGCTCGCCACGGCCGCCGCGGTTTCCCAAGCCGCCCTGGCCGAAGACGGGCGTATTCAATTCAACGGCGAAATCGTTGATGCGCCGTGCTCCGTCTCCCCCAGTGCGACCAATCTGGTCGTGCCGCTCGGCAAAGTGTCGCGCGCCAGCATGGACGGCGCCGCGGGCAAGCATTCGACTCCCGCGCAGTTCGAAATCCAACTGACCGATTGCAGCGCATCGGCCAAGGGCGCGAGCGTGACGTTCAGCGGCACGCCGGACAGCGTCAGCACCGACGTGCTGGCCATCGCGAATTCGGGCGGACTGACCGCCAACGCCACCGGCGTAGCAGTCGAAATTCGCGATGTCTTGCACTCGAAGATCGCCCTGGGCTCGGCTTCGCCGAAATACTTTCTCGGCCTCGGCACCAACAACCTGAAGTTCGAAGCCGCCTACGTTTCGACCGGCGCCTCCGTCACCCCCGGCCCGGCCAACGCCACCGCGCAGTTCACGGTGAACTACAACTGA
- a CDS encoding hybrid sensor histidine kinase/response regulator gives MKPEVHASAMQRSGVVRIWMAVGAAAILIILCALGAPMAATFLRQQLASAAMLSWVLNGVLFLAVLWAGLVLKRAAKKNQDPLSHLRQAARLIAAAPVDMTIREKSLRLVGSSAGMKRFADILIRNGWARPEHIDLGFLSGAKKDQIPLPPEFAAIVQEFQAAVASGEPRAYDFGHELVGLAGVMVAIQARVFPLRGAEDQVIGLLNVGMYFLGHSQSLDDSASARHRAERINDMKTRFLAAVSRDVRNPLNATAGLLEMASVDAAMSRQSKEMLATVRSSTQSLLQLIPSIVDTRRMETGDLACVRMSVSLRRVAADVVALFAPSAYEKGISLTLEVAPEVAASHFTNAQGLNQLLNNFLSNAIRFTERGGVRIHLDGAPVEDGRQWLTLSVIDTGSGIEPHIQQKLSASRYEAGLSASPEGAGLGLHYCQQIVHRIGGTIHISSVVGEGTHVHVRVPLALGSGELRDSPQEVVFGLTQRPATGLRTLVVESQADNRLLLKSQLEFLGHAVQTAVDGAQGLALAKGSRFDLVVCDGEMTDMDGAGFARALRAGTGENAAVPVLGYTAGAHPEDREAGLQAGMNEVLVKPAGLKALEDAVASCLSAACAVSGHARDGAA, from the coding sequence ATGAAGCCGGAAGTTCATGCGAGCGCTATGCAGCGCAGCGGCGTCGTCCGCATCTGGATGGCGGTTGGGGCGGCCGCGATTCTGATAATCCTGTGCGCGTTGGGCGCGCCGATGGCCGCCACGTTCCTGCGACAACAGCTTGCGTCCGCAGCGATGCTGTCTTGGGTCTTGAACGGCGTCTTGTTTCTGGCCGTGCTATGGGCCGGGTTGGTACTGAAACGCGCCGCGAAAAAAAACCAGGATCCGCTATCGCACTTGAGGCAGGCCGCTCGCCTGATCGCTGCGGCGCCCGTGGACATGACCATTCGGGAAAAATCACTGCGGCTGGTCGGGTCTAGTGCCGGCATGAAGCGCTTTGCCGACATCCTCATCAGGAATGGATGGGCCAGGCCCGAGCACATCGACCTGGGGTTTCTGTCCGGCGCCAAGAAGGATCAGATCCCGTTGCCGCCCGAATTTGCCGCCATCGTGCAGGAATTCCAGGCCGCGGTGGCCAGCGGCGAACCGCGCGCTTATGACTTCGGCCATGAGCTGGTGGGGCTCGCCGGCGTCATGGTGGCAATCCAGGCAAGGGTTTTTCCGTTGCGGGGCGCAGAAGATCAGGTCATAGGCCTGTTGAACGTGGGCATGTACTTCCTGGGCCATAGCCAGTCGCTGGACGATTCGGCAAGCGCGCGTCACAGGGCAGAGCGCATCAATGACATGAAGACCCGGTTCCTGGCGGCGGTCAGCCGCGATGTGCGCAATCCCCTGAACGCTACGGCAGGCCTGCTGGAGATGGCATCGGTCGATGCCGCGATGTCCCGGCAGTCGAAAGAGATGTTGGCGACCGTGCGTTCGTCCACCCAATCCCTGCTCCAGCTGATTCCGTCCATCGTCGATACCCGCAGAATGGAAACGGGCGATCTGGCATGCGTACGCATGTCCGTTTCGTTGCGCAGGGTTGCGGCCGACGTGGTCGCGCTGTTCGCGCCTAGCGCCTACGAAAAGGGCATAAGCCTGACGCTGGAGGTGGCTCCCGAGGTCGCCGCCAGCCACTTTACGAACGCTCAGGGATTGAATCAGTTGCTCAACAATTTCCTGTCCAATGCCATCCGGTTCACGGAACGCGGCGGGGTCCGGATACATCTGGACGGCGCTCCGGTGGAGGATGGCCGGCAATGGCTCACGCTGTCGGTCATCGATACCGGCAGCGGCATTGAGCCGCACATACAGCAGAAGCTGTCGGCGTCCCGCTACGAAGCGGGACTGAGCGCCTCGCCCGAAGGCGCCGGGCTGGGCCTGCACTATTGTCAGCAGATAGTGCACCGCATAGGCGGAACCATCCACATCTCCAGCGTTGTGGGCGAGGGCACGCATGTCCATGTCCGCGTGCCGCTGGCGCTTGGATCCGGCGAGCTGCGCGACTCGCCGCAAGAGGTCGTGTTCGGATTGACGCAGCGGCCCGCCACTGGACTGCGGACGCTCGTTGTCGAAAGCCAGGCCGACAACCGCCTGCTGTTGAAAAGCCAATTGGAATTCCTCGGTCATGCTGTGCAGACGGCGGTTGATGGCGCGCAGGGCTTGGCGCTTGCCAAGGGAAGCAGGTTCGATCTGGTTGTCTGCGATGGCGAGATGACGGACATGGACGGGGCCGGGTTCGCACGGGCGTTGCGTGCGGGTACGGGAGAAAACGCTGCCGTTCCCGTGCTGGGATACACGGCCGGTGCGCATCCGGAAGATCGCGAGGCGGGCCTGCAGGCCGGCATGAACGAGGTGTTGGTCAAGCCTGCCGGTCTGAAGGCGCTGGAAGACGCCGTTGCTTCCTGCCTGTCGGCGGCATGCGCCGTAAGCGGACACGCTCGGGACGGGGCGGCATAG
- a CDS encoding PAS domain-containing hybrid sensor histidine kinase/response regulator produces the protein MALAAALVAMLVWIGLRIRGARSPRREMAGLARLADTLPAGIFLRDLDLNLVTRNDGLKEYAAACRSEGWSRPLHVPLESLSAPDPGGELPPNLNEVIRDYRQVLASGETLVREHPFEHDPTCGVAAWAAPLRGTDGAVIGLVGGSARFRGFPDMLRDVSETRLNMERANLMKSTYLAFISHELRTPLNAIIGMLELMLSRGGLSDETHERLAVSRQSAQSLLSLISGLIDISKLETGHFQLRRQNVDLRALAADTLAPFQAAAQAKGLQLSLDIASDLAERHFSDPIRLKQLLDKLLSNAVRFTDHGRIDVTLSAGRATEEVQWITLCVADTGPGIAEEVQARLAAPHFEPTLREPGAGIGLGLSICSELARLMGGSMEIASAAGQGARISLQLPLALPPSEHAAVAAAPAPTAADAGGLRILVIDDHEANRLLLKHQLRMLKHSAQFAQNGAAGLALAERLEFDLIICDCVMPVMDGAAFTAALRSGGGLNATTPVLGYTASELELDLASGARASMNAVLIKPVDLQTLQSFILAHGRRPPAGGATIH, from the coding sequence ATGGCGCTGGCGGCCGCGCTGGTCGCCATGTTGGTCTGGATCGGGCTGCGCATCCGTGGCGCCAGGTCACCGCGCCGCGAGATGGCCGGGCTGGCGCGCTTGGCGGATACGTTGCCGGCCGGGATATTCCTCCGGGATCTCGATCTCAATCTGGTGACGCGCAATGATGGACTCAAGGAGTACGCCGCTGCCTGCCGCAGCGAAGGCTGGAGCCGCCCTCTGCATGTTCCGCTGGAGTCCTTGTCCGCGCCGGACCCCGGCGGCGAACTGCCGCCCAATCTGAACGAGGTCATCCGCGACTATCGCCAGGTGCTGGCCAGCGGTGAAACCCTGGTCCGTGAGCATCCCTTCGAGCATGATCCCACGTGCGGGGTGGCCGCGTGGGCCGCGCCTTTGCGCGGGACGGACGGCGCCGTCATCGGTTTGGTTGGGGGCAGCGCGCGTTTTCGCGGATTCCCCGACATGCTGCGGGACGTGTCCGAAACCCGGTTGAACATGGAAAGGGCCAACCTGATGAAATCGACGTATCTTGCGTTCATCAGCCATGAGCTCCGAACGCCCTTGAACGCGATCATCGGCATGCTCGAACTGATGTTGTCGCGCGGTGGACTCTCCGACGAGACCCACGAGAGGCTGGCCGTGTCGCGCCAGTCAGCCCAATCGCTGCTGTCCCTGATCAGCGGCCTGATCGACATCTCCAAGCTGGAGACCGGCCACTTCCAGCTGCGGCGGCAAAACGTCGACCTGCGCGCGCTGGCGGCCGACACGCTTGCGCCGTTCCAGGCTGCCGCCCAGGCAAAAGGGCTGCAGCTGTCGTTGGACATCGCCAGCGACCTGGCGGAGCGCCATTTTTCGGATCCAATCCGCCTCAAGCAATTGCTGGACAAATTGCTGTCCAACGCGGTCCGCTTTACTGACCATGGCCGCATCGATGTCACGCTAAGCGCCGGGCGCGCCACGGAAGAGGTGCAGTGGATCACGCTGTGCGTCGCGGACACCGGCCCCGGGATCGCCGAGGAGGTTCAGGCCAGGCTGGCTGCGCCTCACTTTGAACCCACGCTGCGGGAACCAGGTGCCGGCATCGGGTTGGGGCTGTCCATATGTAGCGAACTTGCGCGGCTGATGGGAGGTTCCATGGAAATAGCCAGCGCCGCCGGCCAAGGCGCCAGGATATCGCTGCAGTTGCCCCTGGCGCTGCCGCCGTCGGAACATGCCGCGGTGGCGGCGGCTCCAGCGCCAACGGCGGCCGACGCTGGCGGCCTGCGCATCCTCGTCATCGACGACCATGAGGCCAACCGGCTATTGCTGAAACATCAACTGCGGATGTTGAAACATTCCGCGCAATTCGCGCAGAACGGCGCGGCTGGCCTGGCGTTGGCGGAACGGCTCGAGTTCGATCTGATCATTTGCGACTGCGTCATGCCCGTCATGGACGGCGCCGCATTCACGGCGGCCTTGAGATCCGGCGGCGGCCTCAATGCAACAACGCCGGTGCTGGGCTATACCGCGAGCGAACTTGAACTCGATCTGGCTTCCGGCGCGCGCGCCAGCATGAACGCCGTGCTGATCAAGCCTGTGGATCTGCAGACGCTGCAATCCTTTATTCTCGCGCACGGCAGGCGGCCGCCGGCTGGCGGGGCTACGATCCACTGA